The following coding sequences lie in one Anaerohalosphaeraceae bacterium genomic window:
- a CDS encoding NAD(P)-dependent oxidoreductase codes for MPEQPKTIGFIGTGIMGAPMAANLLKGGCRVVVHNRTKSRAQPLLEQGALWADTPAEAAEKADFVITCLPNTPDVRQVLLGPDGVCQTARAGLVCIDTSTICPDATRKIAAQLEQRGVIFFDAPVSGGQIGAVEGKLSIMLGGPQEHIETVRPVLEMLGRTITYCGPAGCGQMTKLANQIMVIHTVVSIAEGLAFAKKAGLNLQTTLSALLAGAAYSHSLKHLGPKILAGDWKPAFKVDLQIKDLNLILDYAQRIGQPLPATALARELLSILSARGRGGDGTQALFEVIEQMGQ; via the coding sequence TTGCCTGAACAGCCGAAAACCATCGGCTTTATCGGCACGGGGATTATGGGAGCCCCGATGGCGGCAAATCTGCTCAAAGGCGGCTGCCGCGTGGTCGTCCATAACCGGACAAAATCGCGCGCCCAGCCGCTTCTGGAACAAGGGGCTCTCTGGGCCGACACGCCCGCCGAGGCGGCGGAAAAGGCGGACTTTGTTATAACATGCCTGCCGAATACGCCGGATGTCCGACAGGTCCTGCTGGGGCCGGACGGGGTCTGTCAGACCGCTCGTGCCGGACTTGTCTGCATCGACACCTCGACGATTTGTCCGGATGCAACTCGGAAAATCGCCGCACAACTGGAGCAAAGAGGCGTGATTTTCTTTGATGCACCCGTCAGCGGAGGGCAAATCGGCGCTGTCGAAGGCAAACTGTCAATTATGCTCGGAGGACCGCAGGAACACATCGAAACGGTGCGTCCGGTCCTCGAAATGCTCGGCCGCACCATCACATACTGCGGCCCGGCCGGATGCGGCCAGATGACCAAACTGGCCAATCAGATTATGGTCATCCACACCGTCGTAAGCATTGCAGAGGGGCTGGCGTTTGCCAAAAAGGCCGGTCTGAACCTGCAAACAACTCTGTCGGCCCTCCTGGCCGGAGCGGCCTACAGCCACTCCCTCAAGCATCTGGGACCGAAGATTCTGGCAGGCGACTGGAAACCTGCTTTTAAGGTCGATTTGCAAATCAAGGATTTAAATCTGATTCTGGACTATGCCCAGCGCATCGGCCAGCCCCTGCCGGCGACGGCCCTGGCCCGGGAGCTGCTGAGCATCCTGTCGGCTCGCGGACGCGGGGGAGACGGTACGCAAGCCCTGTTTGAAGTGATTGAACAGATGGGACAATAA
- the hemL gene encoding glutamate-1-semialdehyde 2,1-aminomutase, producing MNTKRSKEMYERACRVIPGGVNSPVRSFRGVGLAPVFIERAFGAHIWDIDGNEYIDYVGSWGPMIVGHAHPAVVEAVSRAAANSTSFGAATENEVRLAEAIVSAFESIEKVRLVSSGTEAVMTAARLARAFTGRDLLVKMDGCYHGHSDSMLVRAGSGAAEMGVPASAGIPSDLAQKTITIPYNDAQALEAVFEKYPNQIAGVIVEPIAANMGVVPPKEGYLESLRRMCTEHRSVLIFDEVITGFRLTYGGVQSLLHLQADLTCLGKIVGGGLPCGAVGGRKEILDLLAPLGPVYQAGTLSGNPLAAAASLAVLELLRQPGVYERLEVLSARLEKGLREAAQAAQVPIQINRVGSLLSVFFTDRPVNNFQDVQQCSSRLFARFFASMLEQGIYLAPSAFEAWFVSLAHTERDIDRTVQAAYNALAVLKTDTF from the coding sequence ATGAATACGAAACGTTCCAAAGAGATGTATGAGCGGGCCTGTCGTGTGATACCGGGCGGGGTAAACTCCCCTGTCCGGTCATTCCGCGGGGTGGGGCTTGCACCGGTTTTTATCGAGCGGGCGTTCGGAGCCCATATTTGGGATATTGACGGGAATGAATATATAGATTACGTCGGCTCCTGGGGCCCGATGATTGTCGGGCATGCTCATCCGGCTGTCGTGGAAGCCGTCAGCCGTGCCGCAGCCAACAGCACCTCCTTCGGGGCGGCTACGGAAAACGAGGTCCGACTGGCAGAGGCGATTGTTTCCGCTTTTGAAAGCATAGAAAAAGTGCGTCTGGTCAGCAGCGGCACGGAAGCGGTCATGACAGCGGCTCGGCTGGCCCGGGCCTTTACCGGAAGAGACCTCCTGGTCAAAATGGACGGCTGCTATCACGGACACAGCGATTCGATGCTGGTTCGGGCCGGCTCCGGCGCGGCGGAGATGGGGGTGCCGGCCAGTGCGGGCATTCCATCGGACCTGGCACAAAAAACCATCACAATTCCTTATAATGATGCGCAGGCCCTTGAAGCTGTCTTCGAAAAATATCCGAATCAGATTGCCGGCGTCATTGTGGAGCCGATTGCCGCCAATATGGGGGTCGTGCCGCCCAAAGAGGGCTATCTGGAATCCCTCCGGCGAATGTGCACGGAACACCGAAGCGTCCTGATTTTTGACGAGGTCATCACCGGCTTTCGTTTGACGTACGGCGGGGTCCAGAGTCTTCTCCACCTCCAGGCAGACCTGACCTGTCTGGGCAAGATTGTGGGAGGTGGGCTGCCGTGCGGAGCAGTAGGAGGCCGCAAAGAAATACTGGACCTTCTGGCTCCGCTGGGACCGGTCTATCAGGCCGGAACGCTCAGCGGGAATCCTCTGGCAGCAGCGGCTTCGCTGGCGGTGCTGGAACTCCTTCGCCAACCGGGAGTTTACGAACGGCTGGAAGTTTTGTCTGCACGGCTGGAAAAAGGGCTTCGGGAGGCCGCCCAGGCAGCCCAAGTACCTATTCAAATCAATCGAGTCGGCTCGCTGCTGAGTGTTTTTTTCACAGACAGACCGGTGAACAATTTTCAGGATGTTCAGCAATGCAGCAGCCGGCTGTTTGCGCGATTCTTCGCCTCCATGCTCGAACAGGGAATCTATTTGGCTCCCAGTGCATTTGAGGCATGGTTTGTTTCACTGGCTCATACAGAAAGGGATATTGATAGGACTGTCCAGGCGGCCTATAATGCTTTGGCTGTCCTGAAAACCGACACATTTTGA
- a CDS encoding DUF6677 family protein, which translates to MKPKPNKPAEHTLWLFLVAFTGWAVPGGGHFLIGQRRHAVVFFVTIVLTFLVGLYIGSIGIIDPVGSKPWYLAQILTSPIVGWLGQVAQKGDYPVYGRPQDYGQIYTALAGLLNLLCILNAVYRAYSGIGETIGQEEEHG; encoded by the coding sequence ATGAAACCGAAACCGAATAAACCGGCGGAACATACCCTGTGGCTGTTTCTGGTGGCGTTTACGGGCTGGGCGGTCCCGGGCGGCGGCCATTTTCTGATTGGGCAGCGCCGCCATGCTGTTGTGTTTTTCGTGACGATCGTGCTGACGTTTCTGGTTGGGCTGTATATCGGTTCGATCGGCATTATAGACCCGGTCGGATCCAAGCCCTGGTATCTGGCGCAGATTTTAACCAGTCCGATTGTCGGCTGGCTCGGTCAGGTGGCTCAAAAAGGGGACTACCCGGTGTACGGACGCCCCCAGGATTACGGCCAGATTTATACCGCCCTGGCCGGCCTGCTGAATCTGCTGTGCATCCTGAATGCCGTCTATCGGGCCTATTCCGGCATCGGGGAGACGATCGGGCAGGAGGAGGAACATGGCTGA
- the rnc gene encoding ribonuclease III → MNKELLQQAEERLGYQFRNPALLEEALIHSSWANSRLASNERLEFLGDAVLGLLICQCLYERFPDYLEGDLTKLKSVLVSRKICAQIARTLGLLDFIQVGKGTNGSRALNGSIAAGTLEAVLAAIYLDGGFSAAEHFVRKHFGPYLETADAQGHLENFKSILQQYSQRHLNATPSYRLLDEKGPDHNKCFEVCAVVGQRMFSSAWGATKKEAEQRAALKALIELGVLQDEGNRPAEPPAT, encoded by the coding sequence ATGAACAAAGAGCTTCTCCAGCAGGCAGAAGAACGTTTGGGGTATCAGTTCCGCAATCCGGCCCTCCTCGAAGAGGCCCTGATTCATTCGTCCTGGGCCAATTCCCGCCTGGCCAGCAATGAACGGCTGGAGTTTTTGGGCGATGCCGTACTGGGGCTTCTGATTTGCCAGTGCCTCTATGAGCGTTTTCCGGATTATCTGGAGGGCGATTTGACCAAGCTCAAAAGCGTGCTGGTTTCGCGAAAAATCTGCGCCCAGATTGCCCGTACGCTGGGTCTGCTGGATTTTATTCAGGTGGGCAAAGGGACCAACGGCTCCCGGGCCCTAAACGGGTCGATTGCAGCCGGCACGCTGGAGGCGGTTCTGGCGGCGATTTATCTGGACGGGGGCTTTTCCGCGGCGGAGCACTTCGTCCGCAAACACTTCGGCCCTTATCTGGAAACCGCCGACGCCCAGGGCCATCTGGAGAATTTTAAATCCATTCTCCAGCAATACAGTCAGCGGCATCTAAACGCCACCCCTTCTTACCGGCTTCTGGACGAAAAGGGACCTGACCATAACAAATGCTTTGAAGTCTGCGCCGTCGTCGGACAGCGGATGTTTTCGAGTGCCTGGGGAGCTACCAAAAAGGAGGCCGAACAACGAGCGGCCCTGAAAGCCCTGATTGAATTGGGGGTTCTGCAGGACGAGGGAAACCGGCCTGCAGAACCGCCGGCAACCTAA
- a CDS encoding STAS domain-containing protein, with product MGIQRWSENVILVNLAPEPDLGEEILTVCQMVSYEKEQDVVIDFSDVEIVTSSSLAKLLKLRKILHDNHRKLVFCCVQPQTKNIFLVTGLDTVFTFVEDQFLALAGLQMAQVQS from the coding sequence ATGGGAATCCAGCGATGGTCTGAAAATGTCATACTGGTCAACTTAGCCCCGGAGCCGGACCTGGGGGAAGAGATTCTCACCGTCTGCCAGATGGTTTCATACGAAAAGGAACAGGATGTTGTGATTGACTTTTCAGACGTGGAGATTGTGACCTCCTCGAGTCTTGCCAAGCTGCTGAAGCTTCGCAAGATTCTGCATGACAACCACCGCAAACTGGTTTTCTGCTGTGTGCAGCCGCAGACCAAAAACATCTTTCTGGTTACCGGTCTGGACACCGTTTTTACGTTTGTGGAGGACCAATTTCTTGCGCTGGCGGGTCTGCAAATGGCTCAGGTGCAATCCTGA
- a CDS encoding cold-shock protein: protein MSTGTVKWFNEKKGFGFITPDEGGADLFVHHSKIDMQGFRTLKEGQRVEFDVTAGEKGKVAVNVKPV, encoded by the coding sequence GTGAGCACCGGGACAGTCAAGTGGTTCAATGAGAAAAAAGGGTTTGGGTTTATTACACCGGATGAGGGCGGAGCGGACTTGTTTGTGCATCACTCCAAGATTGATATGCAGGGGTTTCGAACGCTCAAGGAGGGTCAGCGTGTCGAATTTGACGTGACGGCCGGCGAAAAGGGCAAAGTGGCCGTGAACGTCAAACCGGTTTAA
- a CDS encoding amidohydrolase family protein, whose protein sequence is MAASSSKLSDKKRRIIDIHTHAFPDSLAQRAMAQLHSECDVKSYLDGTVGALLRSMDEAGIEKSVLCCIATKPTQFEPILNWCIQIRSERIIPFPSVHPGDPQLPDKIQQIADNGFIGVKIHPYYQNMVIDEPRYDLLYKSIIENNLILVLHTGYDIAFPREEKAGPRQILRVLERFDELKLITTHMGGWFQWEQVEEHLLGKPIYIETSVSFDYLGAERMAKMLEKHHPDYLLFGTDSPWDDQKKAVFNIEKLISNESLKQKIFYENSARLLGVR, encoded by the coding sequence GTGGCTGCGTCTTCATCAAAGCTCTCGGACAAGAAACGCCGGATTATTGACATCCATACGCATGCTTTCCCCGACTCCCTTGCCCAGAGGGCTATGGCGCAGCTCCACTCCGAGTGCGATGTCAAATCGTATCTGGACGGAACTGTGGGGGCTTTGCTGCGTTCCATGGATGAAGCGGGCATCGAGAAATCCGTCCTGTGCTGCATTGCGACCAAGCCGACTCAATTCGAGCCTATCCTGAACTGGTGCATCCAGATTCGCTCGGAGCGGATTATACCGTTTCCTTCGGTGCATCCCGGCGACCCCCAGCTGCCGGATAAAATTCAGCAAATTGCGGACAACGGGTTTATCGGGGTGAAGATTCATCCCTATTACCAAAACATGGTTATCGATGAACCCCGGTATGACTTGCTGTATAAATCCATTATAGAAAATAACTTAATTCTTGTTCTGCATACCGGATACGACATTGCGTTTCCCCGGGAGGAAAAAGCAGGTCCTCGTCAAATCCTTCGGGTGCTCGAGCGATTCGATGAACTGAAGCTGATTACGACGCACATGGGCGGCTGGTTTCAATGGGAACAAGTCGAAGAACACCTGCTCGGAAAGCCCATTTATATCGAAACATCTGTATCGTTTGATTATTTGGGTGCAGAGCGAATGGCGAAAATGCTGGAAAAACACCACCCAGATTATCTTCTTTTTGGAACCGACAGCCCGTGGGATGACCAGAAAAAGGCCGTTTTCAATATAGAAAAGCTGATTTCAAATGAATCGTTAAAGCAGAAAATCTTTTATGAGAATTCAGCCCGGTTATTGGGCGTAAGGTAG
- a CDS encoding symporter small accessory protein, producing MLGIEDKGVLLAYLLCIGSSALCVIYGLLARNKGDEPVKPEDLKWVSEEKKVEETL from the coding sequence ATGTTAGGGATTGAAGACAAAGGGGTGCTCCTGGCATACCTTTTGTGCATCGGCTCTTCCGCTTTGTGTGTGATTTACGGTCTTTTGGCACGAAACAAAGGAGATGAACCCGTCAAACCTGAAGATTTGAAGTGGGTTTCTGAGGAAAAAAAGGTGGAGGAAACTTTGTAA
- a CDS encoding sodium:solute symporter family protein, whose translation MLSDISLEQIIVVLAYLLLVVYLGLLGYWRTKNATDYLIAGRQIHPFVMAMSYGATFISTSAIVGFGGVAGVYGMSVLWLTFLNIFVGIFIAFVIFAPRARRMGHILDAHTFPELLGRRYESRFIQVASGLIIFLFIPLYAAAVLIGGSVFVANQFEITYTTALLVFSVIVAAYVIVGGLKGVMYSDALQGTIMFVGMFLLLVFTYAKVGGLTEGHRKLTALTPLVPPNLQAIGHRGWTAMPQFGWGDAQYNLWWTVIGTITLGVGIGVLAQPQLVVRFMTVKSRRELNRAVVVGGIFILVMTGVAFTVGALSNAYFAEHGSLMPGRVVKVLDENNQLAVLQLVKKNDAGMWEDIPGKTAPVKLYGESIGQMEADGKPADIRQGRSISIVYAKGTADEIIPTFIKSAMPSWFGLLFLLTLLSAAMSTLSSQFHTVGTSIGRDVYEQITGQHGKSTNINRIGIVIGIIYAVVISYYARESTFIARATSIFFGLCASSFLPMFIGALYFPRMTKAAAVASMVVGFVVTTFWLMFIKAQEAQTIGLVQKLTGGKTSLLADVPNWPVVDPILVALPISILTAIVVSFFTQPPSKEHLDRCFRGVSS comes from the coding sequence ATGCTGTCAGACATTTCCCTGGAACAAATTATCGTTGTATTGGCGTATCTGCTGCTGGTGGTTTACCTCGGCCTGTTGGGGTATTGGCGTACGAAAAATGCTACGGATTATTTGATTGCCGGCCGACAGATTCATCCCTTTGTGATGGCGATGAGTTACGGAGCCACATTTATCTCCACCAGTGCTATAGTCGGATTCGGCGGGGTGGCGGGGGTTTACGGGATGTCTGTGCTGTGGCTGACCTTTTTAAACATCTTTGTCGGAATTTTCATTGCGTTTGTGATATTTGCTCCGCGTGCAAGACGGATGGGCCATATTCTCGATGCCCATACCTTCCCCGAACTGCTGGGCCGCCGCTATGAAAGCCGATTTATCCAGGTTGCCTCCGGCCTTATCATTTTTCTTTTCATTCCGCTGTATGCGGCGGCAGTTTTGATCGGCGGCAGCGTGTTTGTGGCAAACCAGTTTGAAATCACCTACACAACGGCGCTGCTGGTATTCAGTGTGATTGTTGCCGCCTATGTGATTGTCGGCGGACTCAAAGGGGTTATGTATTCCGACGCCCTTCAGGGCACCATTATGTTTGTCGGAATGTTCCTGCTTTTGGTTTTCACCTATGCCAAAGTAGGGGGGCTCACCGAAGGGCATCGGAAACTGACGGCTCTGACTCCCCTGGTTCCTCCCAATCTGCAGGCCATCGGCCACCGCGGCTGGACGGCGATGCCGCAGTTCGGCTGGGGCGATGCCCAATACAACTTGTGGTGGACGGTCATTGGAACCATTACTTTGGGGGTTGGCATCGGTGTACTCGCTCAGCCCCAGCTGGTGGTTCGGTTTATGACCGTCAAGAGCCGCCGCGAATTGAATCGGGCTGTTGTGGTCGGCGGAATCTTTATTTTGGTGATGACCGGCGTGGCATTCACCGTCGGAGCTTTGTCCAATGCTTACTTTGCCGAACACGGTTCCCTGATGCCCGGACGTGTGGTCAAGGTGCTGGATGAAAACAATCAGTTGGCGGTGCTGCAGCTGGTGAAAAAGAATGATGCCGGAATGTGGGAGGATATCCCCGGCAAGACCGCCCCTGTTAAGCTGTACGGAGAGAGCATCGGGCAGATGGAAGCGGATGGAAAGCCGGCGGATATCCGTCAGGGACGCAGCATTTCGATTGTGTATGCCAAAGGCACGGCGGATGAGATTATTCCCACCTTTATTAAGAGCGCAATGCCTTCCTGGTTTGGTCTGCTGTTTCTGCTGACGCTTTTGTCGGCGGCCATGAGCACTCTGTCCAGCCAGTTCCATACCGTCGGGACCAGCATCGGACGGGATGTTTATGAGCAAATTACCGGTCAGCACGGCAAAAGCACCAATATCAACCGAATCGGAATCGTTATCGGAATCATTTATGCCGTTGTCATCAGTTATTATGCCCGGGAAAGCACATTTATTGCCCGGGCTACATCCATTTTCTTCGGCCTGTGTGCCTCGTCTTTTCTGCCGATGTTTATCGGAGCCCTGTATTTCCCCCGAATGACCAAGGCGGCGGCTGTTGCTTCGATGGTGGTTGGTTTTGTTGTTACGACATTCTGGCTGATGTTCATCAAGGCGCAGGAAGCCCAGACCATCGGTCTGGTGCAGAAGCTCACCGGCGGGAAGACCTCGCTGCTGGCGGATGTGCCCAACTGGCCCGTCGTTGACCCGATTCTGGTGGCGCTGCCGATCTCTATCTTGACGGCGATTGTTGTCAGTTTCTTTACTCAGCCTCCTTCGAAAGAACATCTGGACCGATGTTTCCGGGGAGTTTCGTCATAA
- a CDS encoding alginate export family protein, with protein MKAMKGLGAVLTAALLNGIVSFALAEEAAKHWHDVDSDLLKAFKNPMENVTMGLDLRLREVYGRNILSMNNDWGGSDNYNDHHWQRIRTRWSLKWAMAEDMDLNTRLTWEFWNHCKPERHPIPFFANQNVDFDEAIFDIFNIQWRNAFDLPLTLTVGRQEIILGTGWLVLDGTPADGSRTIFFDAIRAQYGLTDTLKADVIYIQQYDDEEEYIKPFNHHAVQDRRHLTQKTDERGFIFYLTNKTDGGQQQELYYIYKNEENSKWAKAYASTPGQAADIHTIGGRLSGPLDDRWSYSAELAKQWGDRNGNTLQGLGANTRLAYAFNDARKNELHIGYEYLSGDDPDSSADEKFDSLWGDWPQYQRGGDLQSYIWTYEGALGEVNNLHRLGFGHTFKPHAEWKVESIYNLLWADQTNPRALGPTGNSLTNSNFRGHMLTGQATYSCCKNFKTIFLLDYFIPGNYYAVSDDAYFARINLEWTF; from the coding sequence ATGAAAGCAATGAAAGGACTGGGAGCCGTACTTACGGCGGCACTGCTGAACGGCATTGTATCGTTTGCATTGGCGGAAGAGGCCGCCAAGCACTGGCACGATGTGGACAGCGATTTATTGAAGGCCTTCAAAAATCCGATGGAAAACGTCACGATGGGGCTGGATTTGCGCCTGCGTGAGGTGTACGGCAGAAACATTCTGTCTATGAACAATGACTGGGGCGGCAGCGACAATTACAACGATCATCATTGGCAGCGCATTCGGACACGATGGTCTCTCAAGTGGGCGATGGCGGAAGATATGGATTTGAACACCCGGCTTACCTGGGAGTTCTGGAATCACTGCAAGCCGGAACGGCATCCCATTCCGTTCTTTGCAAATCAGAATGTGGACTTCGACGAAGCCATCTTCGACATCTTCAATATTCAGTGGCGCAATGCCTTTGATCTGCCGCTGACCCTGACCGTCGGCCGTCAGGAAATCATTCTCGGCACCGGCTGGCTGGTGCTGGACGGCACACCCGCCGACGGTTCGCGAACCATCTTCTTTGATGCGATTCGCGCTCAGTACGGGCTGACAGACACCTTAAAAGCCGATGTGATTTACATCCAGCAGTATGATGATGAAGAAGAATACATCAAACCCTTTAATCATCATGCGGTTCAGGACCGCCGGCATCTGACGCAGAAGACCGATGAACGCGGCTTTATTTTCTACCTGACCAACAAAACCGACGGCGGTCAGCAGCAGGAGCTGTACTATATTTACAAAAATGAAGAAAATTCCAAGTGGGCCAAGGCCTATGCCTCCACACCGGGCCAGGCGGCGGACATTCATACCATCGGCGGGCGTCTTTCGGGGCCGCTGGATGACCGCTGGTCCTACAGTGCCGAACTGGCCAAGCAGTGGGGCGATCGGAACGGCAATACCCTGCAGGGACTGGGGGCCAACACCCGGCTGGCTTATGCGTTCAATGATGCCAGGAAGAATGAGCTGCATATCGGCTATGAATACCTGTCCGGCGATGATCCGGATTCGAGTGCGGATGAGAAGTTTGATTCGCTCTGGGGGGACTGGCCGCAGTATCAGCGAGGCGGCGACCTCCAGTCGTATATCTGGACCTATGAAGGCGCGCTGGGGGAGGTGAACAACCTGCATCGGCTGGGCTTCGGTCACACCTTCAAACCTCATGCTGAATGGAAGGTCGAGTCTATTTATAACCTTTTGTGGGCCGACCAGACCAATCCGAGAGCCTTGGGGCCGACAGGAAACAGTCTGACCAACAGCAACTTCCGCGGTCATATGCTTACCGGACAGGCCACCTACAGCTGCTGCAAAAACTTTAAGACCATTTTCCTGCTCGATTACTTTATCCCCGGAAATTATTATGCCGTTTCGGATGATGCCTATTTTGCCCGCATCAATCTGGAATGGACCTTCTAA
- a CDS encoding thiamine pyrophosphate-dependent enzyme: MARKPSSEKAFLSGNEALARGAWQAGLKVACAYPGTPSTQILESLAEYPEVDVQWSVNEKTAFEVAYAAAVGGVRALFACKHVGLNVAMDPLMTSAYTGVNAGFVAVVCDDPQMHSSQNEQDTRWAGVYAKLPILEPSSPSEALDFIQQAFDISEQYDTPVIVRMTTRVCHSKEDVPCGGPRKEMPVRPLERNMRKYVMVPANARARHEELEKRLLKLKALSERSRLNRVEMNSPSLGFIADSVSYLYLKEVFPDASYLKLGFLYPFCDEKIRKFAKSVKRLMVVEELDPFIEEHVRALGIRKVQGKHPSYRLGELDQDLVRSLVAGKPKKVKPRPGRAPRLCAGCPHWSIFSVLKKLDVFVAGDIGCYTLGSLPPTSALHTCLCMGAGVTFNEGLRRAHPEEKIVGLVGDSTFVHMGIPGLINAAYNKAKGIIFILDNSTTAMTGGQQHPATGKTIRNEPTKRLDLKAVCQACGADYVDVIDPQGRVKELEELVKQRLAADALSVIIVQHPCVLLK, from the coding sequence ATGGCCCGAAAACCCTCTTCGGAAAAGGCCTTTCTGTCGGGCAACGAGGCGCTGGCCCGCGGCGCCTGGCAGGCCGGCCTGAAAGTCGCCTGTGCGTATCCCGGTACTCCTTCTACCCAAATTCTCGAATCGCTGGCCGAATATCCGGAAGTAGATGTCCAGTGGTCGGTAAATGAAAAGACGGCTTTTGAGGTGGCTTATGCCGCCGCTGTCGGGGGGGTGCGGGCCCTGTTTGCCTGCAAGCACGTTGGACTCAATGTGGCGATGGACCCGCTGATGACCTCCGCTTATACCGGTGTCAATGCCGGGTTTGTAGCGGTTGTCTGCGATGACCCCCAGATGCACTCTTCCCAGAATGAGCAGGATACCCGCTGGGCGGGCGTGTATGCCAAACTGCCTATCCTCGAGCCCTCCAGTCCTTCCGAGGCCCTTGACTTTATTCAGCAGGCCTTTGACATCAGCGAGCAGTATGATACGCCGGTGATTGTCCGGATGACCACACGGGTCTGTCACAGCAAGGAAGATGTTCCCTGCGGCGGCCCGCGAAAAGAAATGCCGGTTCGTCCGCTGGAAAGAAATATGCGAAAGTATGTGATGGTGCCCGCCAACGCCCGGGCCCGTCATGAAGAACTTGAAAAGCGGCTCCTGAAGCTCAAGGCCCTCTCGGAACGCTCCCGACTCAATCGGGTGGAGATGAACAGCCCGTCGCTGGGGTTTATCGCCGACAGTGTCAGTTATCTGTATCTGAAAGAAGTTTTTCCCGATGCATCTTATCTGAAGCTCGGTTTTCTGTATCCTTTCTGCGATGAGAAAATCAGAAAATTCGCCAAAAGCGTCAAGCGGCTGATGGTCGTGGAGGAACTGGACCCGTTTATCGAAGAGCACGTCAGGGCCCTGGGCATCCGCAAGGTTCAGGGCAAGCATCCTTCCTATCGGCTGGGCGAACTCGACCAGGACCTCGTCCGCTCTCTCGTCGCCGGCAAGCCCAAAAAAGTCAAGCCTCGCCCCGGACGGGCGCCTCGCCTGTGTGCGGGCTGTCCGCATTGGTCGATTTTTTCTGTCCTGAAAAAACTGGATGTTTTTGTCGCCGGGGACATCGGCTGCTATACCCTCGGCTCTCTGCCGCCGACCTCCGCCCTGCATACCTGCCTGTGTATGGGGGCCGGAGTGACGTTTAACGAGGGGCTCCGGCGGGCTCATCCGGAGGAAAAGATTGTCGGTCTGGTGGGGGATTCCACCTTTGTTCACATGGGAATTCCCGGGCTGATTAACGCCGCCTACAACAAGGCCAAGGGAATCATTTTCATCCTCGACAATTCCACAACCGCGATGACCGGCGGTCAGCAGCATCCGGCCACCGGAAAAACCATTCGAAATGAACCGACCAAACGGCTGGATTTGAAAGCCGTCTGTCAGGCCTGCGGAGCGGATTATGTGGATGTGATTGACCCGCAGGGCAGGGTCAAGGAGCTGGAGGAGCTGGTCAAACAGCGTCTGGCGGCGGATGCCCTCAGTGTGATTATTGTCCAGCACCCCTGTGTTTTGTTAAAGTGA
- a CDS encoding 2-oxoacid:acceptor oxidoreductase family protein translates to MTRKQDVYNVTFGGIGGQGIITASELLGWAALYDGCCVKKSEVHGMSQRGGSVESHVRFGKQVYSPLVGIGQADFLLCFHPDEHTRLKPFLRKGGIDLMPYLEKVQQIADNPRAVNTGLMGVLATFLPIRLDSWERAMQKVFKPSILEVNRQMFTKAMALAE, encoded by the coding sequence ATGACTCGAAAACAGGATGTTTACAACGTCACTTTCGGCGGAATCGGCGGACAGGGCATCATCACCGCCTCGGAACTGCTCGGATGGGCGGCTCTCTATGACGGCTGCTGTGTCAAAAAATCTGAAGTCCACGGAATGAGCCAGCGGGGCGGCTCGGTGGAATCCCATGTTCGATTCGGCAAACAGGTGTATTCACCGCTGGTCGGGATCGGGCAGGCCGATTTTCTCCTGTGTTTTCATCCCGATGAGCACACTCGTCTGAAGCCGTTTCTGCGGAAGGGGGGAATCGACCTGATGCCGTATCTGGAAAAAGTCCAGCAGATTGCCGACAATCCCCGCGCTGTCAATACCGGTCTGATGGGCGTGTTGGCCACGTTTCTGCCCATTCGGCTCGACAGCTGGGAGCGGGCGATGCAGAAGGTCTTCAAGCCGTCGATTCTTGAGGTAAATCGGCAGATGTTCACCAAGGCGATGGCCCTGGCCGAATAA